One segment of Pseudoalteromonas rubra DNA contains the following:
- the rrtA gene encoding rhombosortase — translation MFDLPLAPRYVLPPAILIAFCTLLMLPPVQELLLFNRELIGQGELWRIWTSQYVHTNWMHWLLNVIGIVFIWVLHAEYRTPKTYMIHLLLLGLWTGIGIWLFCPDIRIYTGLSGLLHGVIVWGAIKDIKIGERTGILLFLGILGKLAWEQYAGPSAEVGELISSRVAIESHLIGAVGGMVLALPLLWQKK, via the coding sequence ATGTTTGATCTGCCATTAGCGCCCCGTTACGTCTTACCGCCAGCGATTTTGATTGCCTTTTGTACATTACTTATGTTGCCACCCGTTCAGGAGTTATTACTGTTTAACCGTGAGCTGATCGGCCAAGGTGAGTTGTGGCGGATCTGGACCAGTCAGTATGTTCACACCAATTGGATGCACTGGCTGCTGAATGTCATTGGTATCGTGTTTATCTGGGTATTACATGCAGAATACCGCACGCCCAAAACTTATATGATACATCTACTGCTACTCGGTCTTTGGACTGGAATTGGTATTTGGCTATTTTGTCCGGATATTCGTATTTATACTGGGCTTAGCGGACTGCTTCATGGTGTGATCGTCTGGGGAGCGATAAAAGACATCAAAATCGGTGAAAGAACTGGTATTCTGTTGTTTTTAGGTATTCTAGGTAAGCTTGCCTGGGAGCAGTACGCCGGGCCCAGCGCTGAAGTTGGAGAGCTCATTTCGTCACGCGTTGCCATTGAGTCACACCTGATTGGTGCTGTTGGTGGTATGGTGCTGGCTTTGCCTTTGCTATGGCAAAAAAAATAA
- a CDS encoding NAD-dependent malic enzyme — MTKQSDPNYLYIPYSGPTLLETPLLNKGSAFSQRERENFNLTGLVPPRFETIEEQVERCYQQFSSFSDNLNKHIYLRAIQDNNETLYYRLVRDHLEEMMPIIYTPTVGDACEKFSDIYRSSRGLFISYEERHQIDDILRNATKNKVKVIVVTDGERILGLGDQGIGGMGIPIGKLALYTVCGGISPAYTLPVMLDVGTNNEKLLNDPMYMGARHKRISQEEYDEFLDLFIKAIKRRWPNVLLQFEDFAQPNAMPLLSRYRDEICCFNDDIQGTASVTVGSLLAACRVKGTKLSEQKVVFVGAGSAGCGIAEQIIAQMVSEGISDEQARSQIFMVDRYGLLTDGMEGLRDFQAALVQSKSALETWNFSGEYASLLDVMHCAQPDILIGVSGQPGLFTEQVIKAMHTGCERPIIFPLSNPSRQVEAHPKDVIEWTQGQAIVATGSPFEPVEFNGETFTIPQCNNSYIFPGIGLGVLAAKASRITESMLMIASEMLAESSPWANTGKGSLLPSLVEIEPLSKRIAFAVAKKAMEEGVALEMPEDLIWAAIEKNYWLPEYRNYKRCSV; from the coding sequence ATGACTAAACAATCCGATCCCAATTATCTCTACATTCCATACTCTGGCCCAACGCTTTTAGAAACTCCGCTATTAAATAAGGGCAGTGCATTTAGTCAGCGCGAACGAGAAAACTTTAACCTCACAGGTCTCGTGCCGCCACGCTTCGAAACCATTGAAGAGCAGGTCGAACGTTGTTACCAGCAGTTTTCTAGTTTCAGCGACAACCTTAACAAGCACATTTATCTGCGCGCCATCCAGGATAACAACGAAACCTTATATTACCGTTTGGTCCGTGATCACCTTGAAGAAATGATGCCCATCATTTACACCCCGACTGTAGGGGATGCTTGTGAAAAGTTTTCAGACATTTATCGTAGCTCACGAGGGTTATTTATTTCGTACGAAGAGCGACACCAAATCGATGATATCCTGCGCAATGCAACTAAAAATAAGGTAAAAGTCATAGTTGTAACTGACGGTGAGCGCATTCTGGGCCTGGGAGATCAGGGGATTGGTGGAATGGGGATCCCGATCGGTAAGCTTGCGCTCTATACCGTTTGTGGTGGGATCAGCCCGGCTTACACTTTGCCAGTCATGCTTGATGTAGGTACAAATAACGAAAAGCTACTTAATGACCCGATGTACATGGGAGCGCGACATAAACGTATTTCTCAAGAAGAATACGACGAATTCCTCGATTTGTTTATCAAAGCTATAAAACGCCGTTGGCCCAATGTTTTGCTTCAGTTCGAAGATTTTGCTCAACCGAATGCAATGCCTTTACTGAGCCGCTACCGTGATGAGATCTGTTGTTTTAACGACGATATTCAAGGAACAGCCTCTGTTACCGTTGGTTCATTGTTAGCTGCTTGCCGTGTTAAAGGCACTAAGCTGTCTGAACAAAAAGTCGTTTTTGTCGGTGCCGGCTCTGCTGGTTGTGGGATTGCAGAGCAAATCATTGCGCAAATGGTGTCGGAAGGTATTTCTGATGAACAAGCACGTAGTCAAATATTTATGGTTGACCGTTACGGCTTGCTAACGGACGGCATGGAAGGGTTACGTGACTTCCAGGCAGCTTTGGTTCAGTCGAAATCAGCACTGGAGACATGGAACTTCAGTGGCGAATATGCCTCTTTGTTGGACGTTATGCATTGTGCGCAACCTGACATTTTGATCGGTGTATCCGGTCAGCCAGGGTTGTTCACCGAACAGGTGATTAAGGCAATGCACACAGGGTGTGAACGTCCTATTATTTTCCCACTGAGCAATCCGTCTCGTCAGGTAGAAGCCCATCCAAAAGATGTGATTGAATGGACCCAAGGCCAGGCGATAGTGGCGACTGGTAGTCCGTTCGAGCCAGTAGAGTTTAATGGTGAAACATTCACTATCCCACAGTGTAACAACAGCTATATTTTCCCAGGTATTGGTTTGGGTGTTTTGGCTGCAAAAGCATCACGCATCACAGAATCCATGCTGATGATTGCCAGTGAGATGCTGGCTGAGTCTTCTCCTTGGGCTAATACAGGTAAGGGCAGTCTGCTCCCTTCACTTGTTGAGATCGAACCATTGAGCAAACGCATTGCTTTTGCTGTGGCTAAAAAAGCGATGGAAGAGGGCGTGGCGCTGGAAATGCCGGAAGACCTTATCTGGGCCGCAATCGAGAAAAATTACTGGTTACCTGAGTACCGTAACTACAAACGTTGCAGTGTCTAA
- a CDS encoding YeiH family protein — MLLERPGFHKALFLLAFLFALSPFASASSALFIGLGFALVLGNPLPDLSNNASKWLLKLAVIGLGFNVNIEEVLAVGRSSLVLTIVSITATIGLGEILTQVFRLNRNTGTLISFGTAICGGSAIAAMAPVIKARQDEIAISLSVIFALNALGLLVFPWLGHYFSLSESQFALWSALAIHDTSSVVAAASVYGPVALTMATTIKLTRAMWIVPYAAMAGVFWRSSEKASIPLFIIGFVAAAMINTWLPDYQPVWSVLYSGAKSVLVASLFLIGSGVSMAMLRQSGWRPFAMASVLWFIVSGVMLLLILDGLVTL; from the coding sequence ATTTTGTTAGAACGACCAGGCTTCCATAAAGCTTTATTTTTATTAGCATTCTTATTCGCGTTATCACCTTTTGCCAGCGCGTCTTCAGCACTGTTCATCGGTCTTGGATTTGCACTTGTATTAGGTAACCCCTTACCGGATTTATCCAACAACGCATCAAAATGGTTATTAAAACTGGCCGTTATTGGATTGGGTTTTAACGTCAATATCGAAGAAGTACTGGCCGTTGGGCGTAGCTCCCTGGTGTTAACCATCGTCAGTATTACGGCAACGATAGGCCTGGGTGAAATTCTCACCCAAGTGTTTCGCCTTAATCGCAACACGGGGACTTTGATCTCATTTGGCACAGCAATTTGTGGTGGCAGTGCGATTGCGGCAATGGCGCCGGTGATCAAGGCCAGACAGGACGAAATCGCTATTTCACTCAGTGTAATTTTCGCTTTGAATGCGCTTGGCTTGCTTGTTTTTCCTTGGCTCGGACATTATTTTTCGCTCTCGGAGAGTCAGTTTGCTTTATGGAGTGCGCTGGCGATTCATGACACCAGCAGTGTTGTTGCTGCGGCCTCGGTGTATGGGCCTGTTGCTCTGACGATGGCAACTACGATTAAACTTACCCGGGCGATGTGGATTGTGCCGTATGCTGCTATGGCAGGTGTGTTCTGGCGCTCTTCTGAAAAAGCCAGTATTCCTTTGTTCATCATCGGCTTTGTTGCTGCGGCTATGATTAACACCTGGCTGCCAGATTACCAGCCTGTGTGGTCTGTACTTTATAGTGGTGCCAAGTCAGTATTGGTTGCGAGCTTATTTCTGATAGGCAGCGGTGTTTCGATGGCAATGTTACGCCAAAGTGGCTGGCGTCCTTTTGCTATGGCATCTGTACTTTGGTTTATCGTCAGTGGCGTTATGTTGTTACTGATTTTGGATGGTCTGGTTACACTGTAA
- a CDS encoding 5-(carboxyamino)imidazole ribonucleotide synthase, with translation MKVLVLGAGQLARMMSLSATHLDIQVSAYDVSSQQIINPVTFEAHSATLDQAIADVDAITAEFEHIPADVLAVCQQTGKFYPGAEAILTGGDRAKEKALLEKAQVACAPYALITEKAHFLTAVEKLGKPLVVKTCQAGYDGKGQWRVKHDDEIEAIWQEMSEFLAAGTEAVPHAIIAEQMIPFDREVSIIGVRDRNGQCRIYPLTENQHTNGVLTLSIAGKEKSAIQAQAESAFSAVASELDYVGVLAIEFFDVDGTLLVNEIAPRVHNSGHWTQQGCHVSQFENHIRAIAGLPIGDTSLIRPTAMINVLGQENIPTNVLQTLGVTSHWYGKTAKPGRKMGHINVSANSLHELGERLADLAEILPEAAYPGIAETSHALILN, from the coding sequence ATGAAAGTATTAGTTTTAGGTGCAGGCCAGTTAGCTCGTATGATGAGCTTGTCTGCCACTCACTTAGATATTCAGGTTTCTGCATACGATGTTTCCAGTCAGCAAATCATTAACCCGGTAACGTTTGAAGCGCACAGTGCAACACTTGACCAAGCGATAGCGGACGTCGATGCTATTACTGCAGAGTTTGAACATATTCCGGCGGACGTTTTGGCGGTATGTCAGCAAACGGGTAAGTTTTATCCAGGAGCTGAAGCCATTTTGACCGGTGGTGATCGGGCTAAAGAAAAAGCCTTGCTAGAAAAAGCGCAGGTGGCCTGTGCTCCATATGCATTGATCACCGAAAAAGCACATTTTCTGACAGCAGTTGAAAAACTGGGTAAGCCGCTTGTCGTTAAAACATGCCAGGCCGGCTATGACGGCAAGGGTCAATGGCGCGTGAAGCATGACGATGAAATTGAGGCTATCTGGCAGGAAATGTCTGAGTTTTTGGCTGCCGGTACCGAAGCGGTTCCTCATGCCATTATTGCAGAGCAAATGATCCCATTCGACCGTGAAGTGTCAATTATTGGTGTGCGAGATCGTAATGGCCAATGTCGTATCTATCCGTTGACAGAAAATCAGCACACTAATGGCGTGCTAACATTATCTATCGCAGGAAAAGAGAAGTCTGCAATTCAAGCTCAGGCTGAATCGGCATTCTCAGCGGTAGCCAGCGAACTTGATTATGTTGGCGTGCTGGCAATTGAGTTTTTTGATGTTGATGGCACGTTATTGGTTAATGAAATTGCACCACGTGTGCACAATTCAGGTCACTGGACACAACAAGGGTGTCACGTTAGCCAATTTGAAAACCATATTCGCGCTATCGCTGGATTGCCCATTGGTGATACCAGTCTTATCAGGCCTACTGCCATGATCAATGTATTGGGACAGGAAAACATTCCAACTAACGTATTGCAGACGCTCGGTGTGACCAGCCATTGGTATGGTAAAACGGCCAAACCCGGAAGAAAAATGGGGCATATTAACGTCTCAGCGAACAGCTTACACGAGTTGGGTGAGCGGCTTGCTGATCTGGCTGAGATACTCCCTGAAGCGGCTTATCCTGGTATAGCCGAGACTAGCCATGCTCTAATTCTCAACTAG
- a CDS encoding S9 family peptidase yields MKQSLTSLAVASALFLAGCQVTQNSNNNQASQNTLPAAVATTAETTGSDVITLEQAMADPDWLGRKPEDGFWSADSQSVLFKQKQSGSKLRDTFKYDGQGIEQVALSDKHQVGSENAVYSHDGELQAYVFAGNVFVKDISSNQVTQLTRSSQKAERLQFLTSGQLAYLADNTFYAIDLTTGLTTELAKLIVEDAPPGVTEPASYIAQEQHQLIGYVALQHKNAKDAQSRKKALVDQNSTLDNNLFYLGKDQRILESSLSPAGDKLIVAITKDIPERSAQDIMPNYVTQDGNIDPVKARSRVADNKPVEHTLVYIDLNTKQQQSLGYETLPGFDEDVLAHVRRENAEAQGKTYSSKKAPRHISLMLDWGWDQSAIQWNTQGNEVALMLESWDNKDRWIATVDFSNNKLVSQHRLYDEAWVNYTHNDFGWLNNKNTLYYLSEESGYSHLYTKPLNGKATQLTSGKFEVSELTLTKDNAAIYFKANKKHPGIYEIYRVNLQSGELETLTNLDGMTDYVLSPDESKLLLTHSKIVMPPELFIADAQPGSEIKQITNTVSEAFLSKKLIAPKVVAVPSSHTDQPIYAKVYYPADYQEGEQGNTRKAVIFNHGAGYLQNSHLGWSVYFREFMFHSLLASEGYVVMDMDYRASKGYGRDWRTAIYRHMGKPEIEDLADGVNWMVENVNVDKGAVGTYGGSYGGFMTFMALFTQPELFQAGAALRPVTDWAYYNDPYTSNILNRPVDDPIAYRRSSPIYFAEGLNKPMLINAPMIDDNVFFQDVVRLVQRLIELEKENYETAIYPVEPHGFVQPSSWLDEYRRIYKLFKENL; encoded by the coding sequence ATGAAACAATCTCTTACTTCTCTCGCCGTGGCATCCGCTTTATTTTTGGCTGGTTGTCAGGTCACACAAAACAGTAATAACAATCAAGCTTCCCAAAATACGCTTCCAGCAGCTGTAGCTACGACTGCCGAAACAACAGGCTCTGATGTAATTACCCTTGAACAGGCAATGGCAGACCCAGATTGGCTCGGCAGAAAGCCTGAAGACGGTTTTTGGAGTGCAGATAGCCAATCTGTTTTGTTTAAACAAAAACAATCAGGGAGCAAACTAAGAGACACGTTTAAGTATGATGGACAGGGAATTGAACAGGTTGCCTTATCTGACAAACATCAGGTAGGTTCGGAAAATGCTGTTTATTCACATGACGGTGAGCTTCAGGCTTATGTATTTGCAGGAAATGTGTTCGTTAAAGATATCAGCAGCAACCAGGTAACACAGCTAACCAGATCAAGCCAAAAAGCCGAGCGACTTCAGTTTTTGACCTCAGGGCAACTAGCGTATCTTGCGGACAATACGTTTTATGCGATTGATCTTACCACTGGCCTGACAACAGAGCTGGCTAAATTGATAGTCGAGGATGCGCCGCCGGGCGTCACTGAGCCAGCCAGTTATATCGCACAAGAGCAGCATCAATTAATCGGCTACGTGGCACTACAGCATAAGAATGCCAAAGACGCACAGAGCCGCAAAAAAGCGTTAGTAGATCAAAATAGCACCTTAGATAACAATCTCTTTTACCTGGGCAAAGACCAGCGCATCTTAGAAAGCAGCTTGTCTCCGGCAGGTGACAAACTCATTGTAGCCATTACCAAAGACATCCCCGAACGAAGTGCTCAGGATATCATGCCAAACTATGTGACACAGGATGGTAATATCGACCCGGTTAAGGCTCGTAGTCGTGTCGCAGACAACAAACCGGTCGAACACACACTGGTATATATTGACCTAAACACTAAACAGCAACAATCACTGGGATACGAGACATTACCTGGTTTTGATGAAGATGTGTTAGCACATGTCAGGAGAGAAAACGCTGAGGCACAAGGTAAAACCTATAGCAGTAAAAAAGCCCCACGTCATATCTCATTGATGCTCGATTGGGGTTGGGATCAATCAGCCATTCAATGGAATACGCAGGGAAATGAAGTTGCATTGATGCTAGAGTCCTGGGACAACAAAGACCGTTGGATTGCTACGGTTGACTTTAGCAACAATAAACTTGTCTCTCAGCATCGCTTGTATGATGAAGCCTGGGTGAACTATACACACAACGATTTTGGCTGGCTTAATAACAAAAACACGCTGTACTATCTGTCTGAAGAGTCAGGTTACAGCCATTTGTACACCAAGCCTCTAAATGGAAAAGCGACCCAATTAACATCAGGAAAGTTCGAAGTTTCAGAGTTGACGCTAACTAAAGACAACGCTGCCATCTATTTTAAAGCGAATAAAAAGCACCCAGGTATTTACGAAATATACCGTGTAAATTTGCAATCTGGTGAGTTGGAAACATTAACCAATCTCGATGGTATGACAGATTATGTATTGAGTCCGGATGAGAGCAAACTCTTGTTGACGCATTCAAAAATTGTCATGCCTCCAGAGTTGTTTATTGCAGATGCTCAACCTGGAAGTGAAATAAAGCAAATTACCAATACAGTCTCTGAGGCGTTTTTAAGTAAAAAACTCATTGCACCTAAAGTCGTTGCGGTACCATCTAGCCATACCGACCAACCTATTTATGCGAAAGTTTACTATCCTGCAGATTATCAGGAAGGAGAACAAGGCAATACCCGTAAAGCAGTGATTTTCAACCATGGCGCTGGGTATTTGCAAAACTCTCACCTCGGCTGGTCAGTGTACTTCCGCGAGTTTATGTTTCACTCTTTACTTGCCAGCGAAGGGTATGTGGTAATGGACATGGACTACCGGGCATCAAAGGGATACGGACGAGACTGGCGTACGGCTATCTATCGTCATATGGGTAAGCCAGAAATCGAAGATTTGGCTGATGGCGTAAACTGGATGGTTGAGAACGTCAATGTTGATAAGGGCGCAGTCGGCACCTATGGCGGATCGTATGGTGGATTTATGACCTTTATGGCTTTGTTCACTCAGCCTGAATTATTCCAGGCTGGGGCAGCGCTTAGACCGGTCACAGATTGGGCTTACTATAATGACCCTTACACGTCTAATATTCTGAATCGTCCGGTGGATGATCCTATTGCTTATCGCCGTAGCTCACCAATTTACTTTGCTGAAGGCCTCAACAAGCCTATGTTGATCAATGCTCCCATGATTGATGACAATGTGTTTTTCCAGGATGTCGTTCGGTTGGTACAAAGATTGATTGAACTGGAGAAAGAAAACTATGAAACGGCAATTTATCCGGTAGAACCGCATGGCTTTGTGCAGCCTTCGAGCTGGCTGGACGAATATCGTCGTATCTATAAGTTGTTTAAAGAGAATTTATAA
- the ggt gene encoding gamma-glutamyltransferase — MKHRLSLAALAFGAVLPFTCSALDNNTREVREPEAATGLQLKKEKIAKKYMVVAANAHASKAGQLMLQQGGSAIDAAIAAQLVLTLVEPQSSGIGGGAFILHYDKENEYLTTFDGRETAPKGANPSLFLDKEGKPVRWIEAVVGGRSVGTPGILHALKQAHDKYGKLKWRHLFKPAIALAENGFKVSPRLHMLLKKELNPGLTKLSPAKEYFYPDGKPLEAGTVLRNPQLAKLYREVAEFGLKGFYEGKNADDIVRAVQKAEIAPGTLSLTDLKNYHSKERAPICTSYHSYRVCSMAPPSSGGIAVLQILKLLEGKKLSQYKPNDPEAIHLFTQASRLAFVDRNYYIADPDFVEVPTQGLLNPAYLKQRASLIGDKDNNDFPIGDPSMGSLAYAQDDSYELPSTTHLSIVDAQGNAVSMTSSIEMAFGSTVMVNGYLLNNQLTDFSLSPKVGELWVANRVEANKRPRSSMSPVMVFNKDGSLKLVVGSPGGSRIINYVAQTVIGVLDWGLSAQQAIDLPRVTNRNRYTTLEKGTNVTKLKPILEEKGHVVRVRDLNSGIHAIEVTDDQLIGGADPRREGAAMGESSE; from the coding sequence ATGAAACATCGCCTATCACTAGCCGCTCTGGCGTTTGGCGCCGTATTGCCATTCACTTGTTCAGCATTAGACAATAACACCAGAGAAGTCAGAGAACCCGAGGCTGCGACTGGACTGCAGCTTAAAAAAGAAAAAATCGCCAAAAAGTACATGGTTGTTGCAGCCAATGCGCATGCCAGTAAAGCTGGGCAGTTAATGTTGCAACAAGGTGGTAGTGCTATTGATGCCGCCATTGCAGCTCAGCTGGTATTGACGTTGGTAGAACCTCAATCTTCGGGTATCGGCGGTGGTGCATTTATTCTTCACTATGATAAAGAAAATGAATACTTGACAACTTTTGATGGTCGAGAAACGGCACCTAAAGGGGCAAACCCATCGCTATTCTTAGACAAAGAAGGCAAACCTGTGCGATGGATTGAAGCCGTTGTGGGTGGCCGCTCTGTTGGTACTCCAGGTATTTTGCATGCTTTAAAACAAGCACATGACAAGTATGGCAAACTTAAGTGGCGTCACTTGTTCAAGCCGGCAATCGCGTTGGCTGAAAATGGCTTTAAGGTATCACCTCGGTTGCACATGCTATTAAAGAAGGAACTAAACCCGGGGCTAACTAAATTGTCTCCCGCCAAAGAGTATTTTTATCCTGACGGTAAACCACTTGAAGCAGGCACTGTGTTACGTAACCCCCAGTTGGCAAAGTTGTACCGGGAGGTGGCTGAATTTGGCCTCAAAGGCTTCTACGAAGGTAAAAATGCCGATGACATAGTACGTGCTGTGCAAAAAGCTGAAATTGCCCCGGGCACCTTGTCGTTGACGGATCTAAAAAACTATCACAGTAAGGAGCGAGCCCCGATTTGTACTAGCTACCACAGCTACCGGGTGTGTTCGATGGCACCGCCCAGCAGCGGTGGCATTGCTGTTTTACAGATCCTAAAGCTATTGGAGGGTAAGAAGCTAAGTCAGTATAAACCGAACGACCCGGAGGCTATTCATCTGTTTACACAAGCCTCCCGATTGGCGTTTGTCGACCGAAACTACTATATCGCAGACCCTGACTTTGTTGAGGTGCCAACACAAGGCTTGTTAAACCCAGCTTATCTTAAGCAACGCGCCTCGTTAATTGGTGACAAAGACAATAATGATTTCCCAATTGGCGATCCTAGTATGGGCTCCTTGGCTTATGCTCAGGATGACAGTTACGAACTGCCATCAACCACACATTTGTCCATCGTTGACGCTCAAGGGAATGCCGTTTCCATGACCTCATCGATTGAGATGGCTTTTGGTTCAACTGTTATGGTGAATGGTTATCTGCTGAATAATCAACTAACAGATTTTTCTTTATCACCGAAAGTAGGAGAATTATGGGTTGCTAATCGGGTAGAAGCGAATAAACGGCCACGCAGTTCGATGTCGCCTGTCATGGTGTTTAATAAAGATGGCTCGCTCAAACTGGTTGTTGGTTCTCCAGGTGGCAGTCGAATTATAAATTACGTCGCTCAAACGGTGATTGGCGTACTCGATTGGGGATTGTCTGCGCAACAGGCGATAGACTTACCCCGGGTAACCAATCGCAACCGATACACAACACTTGAGAAAGGCACTAACGTAACAAAGTTGAAGCCAATTTTAGAGGAAAAAGGACACGTTGTGCGCGTCAGAGACCTTAATTCTGGTATTCACGCCATAGAAGTCACTGATGATCAATTAATCGGGGGAGCTGATCCTCGCAGAGAAGGGGCGGCTATGGGAGAATCCAGCGAGTAA